A section of the Aminiphilus circumscriptus DSM 16581 genome encodes:
- a CDS encoding diol dehydratase reactivase subunit alpha — protein MPLIAGIDIGNATTEVALARVEGRDVSFLSSALAPTSGIKGTLQNVAGLRRALGLALERAGFARDDFRKVDRIRLNKAAPVIGDVAMETVTETIITESTMIGHNPSTPGGVGVGVGVTTAFERLKEVHSGDVVVPVIPASVDYEHAAAGVADAMNRGVNVAAIICQADDGVLIANRLPRPVPIVDEVSSVDRVPLGMRCCVEVAPPGRVVELLANPYDIATIFDLSPEETRQIVPVARALVGNRSAVVIRTPLGEVRERRIPAGELYIIGPSGKRIVNVEEGAEAIMNMVKACQPVENIFGQPGTNVGGMMERVRKTMSNLTDIPLSDIYIRDLLAVDTLVPQKVVGGVAGEFSLESGVALAVMVKTEELPMQKLAKAIEADLGVTVEIGGVEADMAIRGALTTPGTKCPVAILDLGAGSSDASFMRQDGTVELIHLAGAGNMVNTIIMSELGIDDFDLAESIKRYPLCKVESVFHIRQEDGTVRFFDKPLDPEVFGRVALIHENDMLQPIRLNVTLEQVRNIRRKAKQEVFVTNAVRALEQVAPAHNVRLIDYVVLVGGSAVDFEVPTMITERLSRWGVVAGKGNIRGKEGPRNAVATGLVLSATGA, from the coding sequence GTGCCGCTCATTGCCGGTATCGACATCGGAAACGCCACAACGGAAGTCGCCCTTGCCAGGGTGGAAGGAAGGGATGTCTCCTTCCTTTCCTCCGCCCTGGCGCCCACTTCGGGCATCAAGGGAACGCTGCAGAACGTGGCCGGATTGCGGCGAGCCCTCGGTCTCGCGTTGGAGCGTGCGGGATTCGCACGGGACGACTTTCGCAAGGTCGACCGAATCCGTCTCAACAAGGCCGCACCCGTCATCGGGGACGTGGCCATGGAGACCGTGACGGAGACGATCATCACCGAATCCACCATGATCGGCCACAACCCCTCCACGCCGGGCGGTGTCGGCGTGGGCGTGGGGGTCACCACCGCCTTTGAACGCCTCAAAGAGGTTCATTCCGGTGACGTGGTGGTCCCCGTCATTCCCGCTTCGGTGGATTACGAACACGCCGCCGCAGGAGTAGCGGACGCCATGAACCGCGGCGTCAACGTGGCCGCCATCATTTGCCAGGCCGACGACGGCGTTCTCATCGCCAACCGGCTTCCCCGTCCCGTTCCCATCGTGGACGAGGTAAGTTCGGTGGACCGCGTGCCTCTGGGCATGCGCTGCTGCGTCGAGGTGGCTCCTCCGGGACGAGTGGTGGAACTGCTCGCCAACCCCTACGACATCGCCACGATTTTCGACCTCTCCCCGGAGGAGACGCGCCAGATCGTTCCCGTGGCCCGCGCCCTCGTGGGAAACCGCTCCGCCGTGGTGATCAGAACCCCCCTCGGAGAAGTGAGGGAGCGCCGCATTCCCGCGGGGGAACTCTACATTATCGGTCCCTCGGGGAAACGCATCGTCAACGTCGAGGAGGGCGCCGAGGCCATCATGAACATGGTGAAGGCCTGCCAGCCCGTGGAAAACATCTTCGGTCAGCCCGGAACAAACGTGGGAGGCATGATGGAACGGGTCCGCAAGACCATGTCCAATCTCACGGACATTCCCCTGAGCGACATCTACATCCGGGATCTTCTCGCCGTGGACACCCTCGTTCCCCAGAAGGTCGTGGGGGGCGTGGCGGGAGAATTCTCCCTGGAATCCGGCGTCGCCCTGGCGGTGATGGTGAAGACCGAGGAACTGCCCATGCAGAAACTCGCCAAGGCCATTGAGGCCGATCTCGGCGTCACCGTGGAGATCGGCGGCGTCGAGGCCGATATGGCCATCCGGGGTGCCCTCACCACGCCGGGGACAAAATGTCCCGTGGCGATTCTCGATCTCGGCGCGGGAAGCAGCGACGCATCCTTCATGCGTCAGGACGGGACGGTGGAACTCATCCATCTCGCCGGAGCCGGGAACATGGTGAACACCATCATCATGAGCGAACTGGGCATCGACGACTTCGACCTGGCGGAATCCATCAAGCGCTATCCCCTCTGCAAGGTGGAGAGCGTCTTTCACATCCGCCAGGAGGACGGAACGGTGCGTTTCTTCGACAAACCGCTGGATCCCGAGGTGTTCGGCCGGGTGGCGCTCATCCACGAGAACGACATGCTCCAGCCCATTCGTCTGAACGTCACGCTCGAACAGGTCCGCAACATCCGCCGTAAGGCGAAACAGGAAGTCTTCGTCACCAACGCGGTGCGCGCCCTGGAACAGGTGGCGCCCGCCCACAACGTGCGGCTCATCGACTACGTGGTTCTCGTCGGCGGCTCCGCCGTGGACTTCGAGGTCCCCACCATGATCACCGAACGGCTCTCTCGGTGGGGCGTCGTGGCGGGAAAGGGCAACATCCGCGGCA
- a CDS encoding diol dehydratase small subunit: MAQMNEQLVAEVVRQVLQNMNGKAAPAPKGGKLTAADYPLSSKRPEILKSPKGTPFNELTLEAVENGKATFEDFRITPEALEMQAQIAESAGRRQIAQNLRRAAELTKVPDERILEIYNLLRPHRSTKEELEGIAEELETKYGAKVCAAFVRESAEVYARRKLLRGDLPSSD; encoded by the coding sequence ATGGCTCAGATGAACGAACAGCTCGTGGCGGAGGTCGTCCGCCAGGTACTGCAGAACATGAACGGCAAGGCCGCGCCGGCCCCGAAGGGCGGCAAACTCACCGCCGCCGACTATCCCCTTTCTTCCAAGCGGCCCGAAATCCTGAAGAGCCCCAAGGGAACGCCTTTCAACGAACTTACCCTTGAGGCCGTGGAGAACGGCAAGGCCACCTTCGAGGATTTCCGCATCACTCCCGAAGCACTGGAAATGCAGGCTCAGATCGCCGAATCCGCGGGAAGACGCCAGATCGCCCAGAACCTGCGCCGCGCCGCGGAACTGACCAAGGTTCCCGACGAGCGGATTCTGGAGATCTATAACCTTCTCCGGCCGCACCGCTCCACGAAGGAAGAACTCGAGGGCATCGCGGAGGAACTGGAGACCAAGTACGGCGCCAAGGTTTGCGCCGCCTTCGTCCGGGAATCCGCGGAAGTCTACGCCCGCCGCAAGCTCCTCCGGGGCGATCTGCCCTCCTCCGACTGA